One segment of Polaribacter huanghezhanensis DNA contains the following:
- a CDS encoding putative LPS assembly protein LptD, giving the protein MKYIFTFVTKIALKALQSNIPHILLFSFLSLFCLQNGFAQDIKPKTKPIPLLKDKKSSLKKDSLLLKKKLDTVKIDTIVKPKSAIESKITHNALDYILQNAKTKQIELYNQAHVTYEDIDLKAGYILIDNKKNTLFAKGIKDSLGYTQRPVFKQGSQESEQDSILYNFKTRRTLIYNIKTNQSGMITYGEKMKKVNDSTIFLRNIKFTTSDKIHPDYYIKSRKAKLVPGKKIIVGLSNLVVADVPTPIAIPFAYFPMTDKRASGFIIPTWGQTSSQGYFLQNGGYYLALNDYLDISLMGDVYTNGSWGLRSESSYVVRYKYNGNFSLRYENLIRSVKGFDDYSKSANFNVQWSHNQDVKSNPNARFSASVNLGSSKYFRESLNEVNSNDFLTNTLSSSISYYKKFVGTPFNLNATASHSQNTNTQKITMTLPSLQVNMDRVYPFAGKGGIKKNALQKVGLNYSMKGDYRINTVDSLFFKPEMFKTAKAGVQHTASANTNMKVLKYFTLSPSANFKEVWNWDYINRYYDATSGTAIKDTVRGFKSFREYSAGVSLGTTIYGQFNFKGRLKSIRHTMRPSITYGYRPDFADKYNQQVQQSIDPTDILTYSPFENGIYGSPGAGLSNSIGINISNVLEAKIASKDSLDTEDKKITLLNNLNFSTSYNIAADSLKWSPVSMNAGTRFFKDKLSINFGATLDPYQIDTKGNRINKINSSIFRLTSANISANVSFSSKDFEKKEKATSNNTNQNQFGSSSTNTKNKNNKDVKETKLYNATIPWNINIAYAVNYSNYGISNSGIGSNSLMFNGDLELSPKWKVRYSSGYDFKNKGFTYTRLGFTRDLDSWSFNFDWSPFGTNKSYYFRIGVNSSMLSDLKWDKRNLPDRLLF; this is encoded by the coding sequence TTGAAGTATATTTTTACATTTGTCACAAAAATAGCATTAAAAGCATTGCAATCAAACATACCACACATACTTTTATTTAGCTTCCTTAGCCTTTTTTGCTTACAAAATGGTTTTGCTCAAGATATAAAACCAAAAACCAAACCAATTCCACTTCTTAAAGATAAAAAATCTTCCTTAAAAAAGGACAGTCTTTTGCTAAAGAAAAAATTAGACACCGTTAAAATTGATACGATTGTTAAACCTAAAAGCGCTATTGAATCAAAAATAACACACAATGCTTTAGATTATATTTTACAAAATGCGAAAACAAAACAAATTGAATTGTACAATCAAGCACACGTTACTTATGAAGATATCGATCTAAAAGCGGGTTATATTTTAATCGACAATAAAAAAAATACTCTTTTTGCTAAAGGAATAAAAGATAGTTTAGGGTATACGCAAAGACCTGTTTTTAAACAAGGTTCTCAAGAATCTGAGCAAGATTCTATTTTGTATAATTTTAAAACAAGGCGCACTCTAATTTACAACATCAAAACCAATCAATCTGGAATGATTACCTATGGCGAAAAGATGAAAAAAGTAAATGATTCAACTATTTTTCTAAGAAATATAAAATTTACAACTTCAGATAAAATACACCCAGATTATTATATAAAAAGCAGAAAAGCAAAATTAGTTCCTGGTAAAAAAATTATCGTCGGGCTTAGTAATTTGGTTGTTGCAGATGTTCCAACACCCATTGCAATTCCCTTTGCTTATTTTCCAATGACAGACAAAAGAGCTTCTGGTTTTATCATTCCAACTTGGGGACAAACAAGTAGTCAAGGTTATTTTTTACAAAATGGTGGTTATTATTTGGCTTTAAACGATTATTTAGACATTTCTTTGATGGGAGATGTTTATACCAATGGAAGTTGGGGTTTGCGATCAGAATCTAGCTATGTTGTGCGGTACAAATACAATGGTAATTTTAGTTTACGCTACGAAAACTTAATTAGAAGTGTAAAAGGTTTTGATGATTATAGTAAATCAGCTAACTTTAATGTTCAGTGGTCTCATAATCAAGATGTAAAATCAAATCCGAATGCACGTTTTTCTGCTTCTGTAAACTTAGGAAGCAGTAAATATTTTAGAGAATCTTTAAACGAAGTAAATAGCAATGATTTCCTAACAAACACCTTAAGTTCTTCCATTTCTTATTATAAAAAATTCGTTGGAACACCTTTTAATTTAAACGCTACTGCAAGCCATTCTCAAAATACAAATACACAAAAAATTACAATGACGTTGCCTTCTTTACAAGTGAATATGGATAGAGTTTATCCATTTGCTGGTAAAGGTGGAATAAAGAAAAATGCATTACAAAAAGTTGGTTTGAATTATAGTATGAAAGGAGATTACAGAATTAACACTGTAGATTCTCTCTTTTTTAAGCCTGAAATGTTTAAAACTGCTAAAGCTGGCGTACAACATACAGCATCAGCAAATACAAATATGAAAGTATTAAAATACTTCACCTTATCGCCAAGTGCAAATTTTAAAGAAGTTTGGAACTGGGATTATATCAACAGATATTATGATGCAACATCTGGAACCGCAATTAAAGATACCGTTAGAGGTTTTAAAAGCTTTAGAGAATATAGCGCAGGTGTTTCTTTAGGAACTACTATTTATGGTCAATTCAATTTTAAAGGAAGATTAAAATCAATACGTCATACAATGAGACCATCAATTACTTATGGATATCGGCCAGATTTTGCAGACAAATACAATCAACAAGTACAGCAAAGTATAGATCCTACAGATATTTTAACCTACTCGCCTTTTGAAAACGGAATTTACGGAAGCCCTGGAGCTGGTTTATCAAACTCAATCGGAATTAACATCAGTAATGTTTTAGAAGCCAAAATAGCCTCCAAAGATTCTTTAGACACCGAAGACAAAAAAATAACCTTGCTAAACAATTTAAACTTTAGTACCAGTTACAACATCGCTGCGGATAGTTTAAAATGGAGCCCTGTTTCTATGAATGCCGGAACTCGCTTTTTTAAAGATAAATTGTCTATCAATTTTGGAGCCACATTAGATCCTTATCAAATTGACACAAAAGGAAATAGAATTAATAAAATTAACAGCAGCATATTTAGATTGACAAGCGCAAACATTTCTGCCAATGTTTCATTTTCTAGTAAAGATTTTGAGAAAAAGGAAAAAGCAACATCTAACAATACAAATCAAAATCAGTTTGGGTCTTCTTCTACAAACACAAAAAACAAGAACAATAAAGACGTAAAAGAAACCAAATTGTACAACGCAACAATTCCTTGGAATATTAATATTGCATATGCTGTAAATTACTCTAATTATGGCATTTCAAATAGCGGAATTGGTTCTAACTCTTTAATGTTTAATGGCGATTTAGAATTATCCCCAAAATGGAAAGTAAGATATAGTTCTGGGTACGATTTTAAAAATAAAGGTTTTACCTATACTCGTTTAGGGTTTACAAGAGATTTAGATAGTTGGAGTTTTAATTTTGATTGGTCTCCATTTGGCACCAACAAATCTTATTATTTTAGAATTGGCGTAAACTCAAGTATGTTAAGCGATTTAAAATGGGATAAACGGAATTTACCGGATAGATTGTTGTTTTAG
- a CDS encoding Rid family detoxifying hydrolase, giving the protein MKTIITTTKAPAPIGPYNQATLVGNTLYTSGQIAINPANGELVLDDISTETKQVMENVKAVLEAAEMTFENIVKTSIFISDMENFGAINTVYATYFNEATAPARETVEVANLPKYVNVEISVIAVK; this is encoded by the coding sequence ATGAAAACAATCATTACAACAACAAAAGCTCCAGCGCCAATTGGGCCATATAATCAAGCGACGTTAGTTGGAAACACTTTATATACTTCTGGTCAGATTGCAATAAACCCTGCAAATGGCGAATTGGTTTTAGATGATATTTCTACAGAAACTAAACAAGTTATGGAAAATGTAAAAGCCGTTTTAGAAGCTGCAGAAATGACTTTTGAAAACATTGTAAAAACTTCTATTTTTATTTCTGATATGGAAAATTTTGGAGCAATTAATACAGTGTACGCAACGTATTTTAACGAAGCAACTGCACCTGCAAGAGAAACTGTAGAAGTTGCCAATTTACCTAAATATGTAAATGTAGAAATTAGTGTGATTGCTGTTAAATAG
- a CDS encoding methylglyoxal synthase has translation MEIAIIAHDGKKAEMVQFLNEHKEALLQKRINLVSTGNTGDKAEKAGFKVTKFLSGPIGGDAQIASRVAEGKCNMVLFFRDPHAKHPHEPDIIMLLRICDVHNVPLATNPATADLLIKAI, from the coding sequence ATGGAAATAGCAATTATTGCCCACGATGGTAAAAAAGCAGAGATGGTTCAGTTTTTAAATGAGCACAAAGAGGCTCTTTTACAAAAAAGAATTAATCTTGTATCTACAGGAAATACAGGGGATAAAGCAGAAAAGGCGGGTTTTAAAGTTACTAAATTTTTATCAGGACCAATTGGAGGTGATGCACAAATTGCAAGTAGAGTTGCAGAAGGTAAATGTAATATGGTGTTATTTTTTAGAGATCCACATGCAAAACATCCGCATGAACCAGACATTATAATGTTGTTAAGAATTTGTGATGTGCACAATGTACCTTTGGCAACAAATCCTGCAACTGCAGATTTATTAATTAAAGCTATTTAA
- the gap gene encoding type I glyceraldehyde-3-phosphate dehydrogenase, giving the protein MIKIGINGFGRIGRLAFRKAVERGNMQVVAINDLLDVAYLAYMLKYDSVHGKFNGEVDVKDGKLIVNGNEIRVTAERNPENLKWNEVEADYVLECTGFFTSKDKANLHIIGGAKKVVISAPSPDAPMFVMGVNHHKLTKEDTIISNASCTTNCLAPIVKVLHDNFGIVEGLMTTVHSTTATQKTVDGPSLKDWRGGRAALHNIIPSSTGAAKAVGKVIPEMNGKLTGMAFRVPTMDVSVVDLTVRLEKSTSYEEIKKAMKFASENEMKGILGYTEEMLVSQDFVGDTRTSIFDANAGIALNDNFVKVISWYDNEIGYSTKIVDLVEHAASLS; this is encoded by the coding sequence ATGATAAAAATAGGAATTAACGGATTTGGTAGAATAGGAAGATTGGCTTTTAGAAAAGCCGTTGAAAGAGGAAATATGCAAGTTGTTGCAATTAATGATTTATTGGATGTAGCTTATTTAGCGTACATGTTAAAATACGATTCTGTACATGGAAAGTTTAATGGAGAAGTTGACGTTAAAGACGGAAAATTAATTGTGAACGGAAACGAAATCAGAGTTACCGCAGAAAGGAATCCAGAAAACTTAAAATGGAATGAAGTTGAAGCTGATTATGTACTAGAATGTACAGGGTTTTTTACATCAAAAGATAAAGCAAACTTACATATTATTGGCGGAGCAAAAAAAGTAGTTATTTCTGCGCCATCACCAGACGCACCAATGTTTGTAATGGGCGTAAATCATCATAAATTAACAAAAGAAGACACCATTATTTCGAATGCATCTTGTACCACAAATTGTTTAGCGCCAATTGTAAAAGTATTGCATGATAATTTTGGAATTGTAGAAGGTTTAATGACAACTGTTCATTCTACAACGGCAACACAAAAAACAGTAGATGGTCCATCATTAAAAGATTGGCGTGGAGGAAGAGCAGCTTTGCATAATATCATTCCGTCTTCTACAGGAGCCGCAAAAGCAGTTGGAAAAGTGATTCCAGAAATGAATGGGAAATTAACAGGAATGGCTTTTAGAGTTCCAACGATGGATGTTTCTGTTGTTGATTTAACAGTAAGATTAGAGAAATCAACTTCGTATGAAGAAATTAAAAAAGCAATGAAATTTGCCTCTGAAAACGAAATGAAAGGAATTTTAGGATATACTGAAGAAATGCTTGTTTCTCAAGATTTTGTTGGAGATACAAGAACTTCTATTTTTGATGCCAATGCAGGAATTGCGTTAAATGACAATTTTGTAAAAGTAATTTCTTGGTACGATAATGAAATCGGATATTCAACAAAAATAGTAGATTTAGTAGAGCATGCTGCTTCACTATCTTAA
- the pfkA gene encoding 6-phosphofructokinase, whose protein sequence is MMEEIKKIAVMTSGGDSPGMNAAIRAVVRTCAYYKKECVGIYRGFQGMIEGDFIELKARTVNNIINKGGTILKTARSKDFRTVEGRKTAFEHLKKNHIDGLVVIGGDGSFTGAMIFNEEFNFPVIGIPGTIDNDIFGTSHTLGYDTALNTAVEAIDKIRDTASSHNRLFFVEVMGRDAGFIALNAGVGAGAEEILIPEENLGLERMLESLKRSKNSGKSSSIVVVAEGDKSGKNVYELAKYVEDNLLEYEVRVSVLGHMQRGGSPSCFDRVLASRLGVKAVELLLENKSNYMVGLKDNEVITTELKEAIKGGHIIDQELLRVSDIMST, encoded by the coding sequence ATTATGGAAGAAATAAAAAAAATAGCAGTAATGACTTCTGGAGGAGATTCTCCAGGAATGAATGCAGCAATAAGAGCTGTTGTTAGAACTTGTGCATATTATAAAAAAGAATGTGTTGGTATTTATCGCGGTTTTCAAGGAATGATTGAAGGCGATTTTATCGAACTAAAAGCGAGAACGGTTAATAACATTATTAATAAAGGAGGTACTATTCTTAAAACGGCCAGATCAAAAGATTTTAGAACCGTTGAAGGCAGAAAAACAGCTTTTGAACATTTAAAAAAAAACCATATTGACGGTCTTGTTGTAATTGGTGGTGATGGGTCTTTTACTGGAGCAATGATTTTTAATGAAGAGTTTAATTTTCCAGTAATCGGAATTCCAGGTACTATAGACAATGATATTTTTGGAACTTCACATACGTTGGGTTACGACACCGCATTAAATACAGCTGTAGAAGCAATTGATAAAATAAGAGACACGGCTTCATCGCACAACAGATTATTTTTTGTTGAAGTGATGGGGAGAGATGCTGGTTTTATCGCTTTAAACGCTGGCGTTGGAGCAGGGGCAGAAGAGATTTTAATTCCTGAAGAAAACTTGGGATTAGAAAGGATGTTAGAATCACTTAAAAGAAGTAAAAATTCAGGAAAATCATCAAGTATTGTTGTTGTTGCTGAAGGTGATAAATCTGGTAAAAATGTGTACGAATTAGCAAAGTATGTAGAAGATAATTTGCTAGAATATGAAGTAAGAGTTTCAGTTTTGGGTCATATGCAAAGAGGAGGTTCTCCAAGTTGTTTTGATCGAGTACTAGCAAGTAGATTAGGAGTAAAAGCAGTAGAATTATTATTAGAAAATAAAAGTAATTACATGGTTGGTTTAAAAGACAACGAAGTCATTACTACAGAACTTAAAGAAGCAATAAAAGGTGGACATATTATAGATCAAGAACTTTTAAGAGTTTCTGATATTATGTCTACATAA
- a CDS encoding phosphotransferase enzyme family protein, whose protein sequence is MENVLKSIINQFEIQSEFESFQELNSGHINDTFLIKTIQKPQYVLQKINNIVFKKAKKLIGNKIFVSNHLQQKLKYLPQKEIQQKVLCFVKAKDGTFFYEDANGNFWNASIFIEESVTFLKAENTQIAFEAGKITGEFLELTKDIDSAKITTILEDFHSVTVRYHQFKKALQHASEKKINQSKELIHFIEEHIEEMQEIDIAIQQNKLPLRVTHNDTKISNILFSKENKALCLIDTDTVMQGVLHFDYGDAIRTLCNTADEDEINTTKIGFNFEFFKSYTEGFFQTCKSATKQEINLLPISIKVLPFIMGMRFLTDYLNNDSYFKTTYQKHNLDRATNQFVFVKKITQQFFKIKEFIQAQ, encoded by the coding sequence ATGGAAAACGTATTGAAAAGCATCATTAATCAATTTGAAATTCAATCTGAATTTGAATCGTTCCAAGAACTAAATTCTGGACATATTAATGATACTTTTTTAATTAAGACAATACAAAAACCACAGTACGTTTTACAAAAAATAAACAATATTGTTTTTAAGAAAGCGAAAAAATTAATAGGGAATAAAATTTTTGTTAGCAATCATTTACAGCAAAAGTTAAAGTATTTACCTCAAAAAGAAATTCAACAAAAAGTATTGTGTTTTGTAAAAGCAAAAGATGGTACTTTTTTTTATGAAGATGCAAATGGTAATTTTTGGAATGCCTCCATTTTTATCGAAGAATCAGTAACGTTTTTAAAAGCTGAAAATACTCAAATTGCTTTTGAAGCGGGTAAAATAACAGGCGAGTTTTTAGAATTGACCAAAGATATTGATAGTGCAAAAATCACCACTATTTTAGAAGATTTTCATTCTGTAACTGTACGGTATCATCAATTTAAAAAAGCGCTTCAACATGCATCAGAAAAAAAAATAAATCAATCTAAAGAATTGATTCATTTTATAGAAGAGCATATCGAAGAGATGCAAGAAATTGATATCGCAATTCAACAAAATAAATTACCGTTAAGAGTAACACATAATGATACTAAAATTTCAAATATTTTATTTTCAAAAGAAAATAAAGCGCTGTGTTTAATTGATACAGATACCGTAATGCAAGGCGTTTTGCATTTCGATTACGGCGATGCAATTAGAACGCTTTGTAATACTGCAGATGAAGATGAAATAAATACAACTAAAATTGGATTTAATTTCGAGTTTTTTAAAAGTTACACAGAAGGTTTTTTTCAAACTTGTAAAAGTGCAACAAAGCAAGAAATAAATTTACTGCCAATAAGTATAAAAGTGTTGCCTTTTATTATGGGAATGCGTTTTTTAACAGATTATTTAAACAATGATAGTTACTTTAAAACAACCTATCAAAAGCATAATTTAGATAGGGCAACGAATCAATTTGTTTTTGTAAAAAAAATCACCCAACAGTTCTTTAAAATAAAAGAGTTTATACAAGCTCAATAG
- a CDS encoding sugar phosphate nucleotidyltransferase, translating into MKDFTLVILAAGMGSRYGGTKQLDGISEHGETIMDFSLFDAIKAGFTKVVFIVRKDILEEVKTDFGAKLKDKVEVEYAIQETSKVPEKYSNNQRVKPWGTAHALLVAKDIIKDNFCVINADDFYGLDAFETIISFLKNADETSTDYAMIGYPIYNTLSDNGSVSRGETFADENNNLQQIIERTAITKRGEEIVFENEEGKEAIMSRDTIVSMNFFGFTPTFLDFLDREFEVFLEESSQELKAEFFLPLVVDNLIKTNEAQVKVLSTDAKWMGVTYKEDKEIVVNKVKDLIAQAVYPPKLW; encoded by the coding sequence ATGAAAGATTTTACACTAGTAATTTTAGCGGCAGGAATGGGAAGTAGATATGGAGGAACAAAACAACTCGATGGGATTTCAGAACACGGAGAAACCATCATGGACTTTTCTCTATTTGATGCAATAAAAGCTGGATTTACGAAGGTGGTGTTTATTGTACGAAAAGATATTTTAGAAGAAGTAAAAACCGATTTTGGCGCAAAATTAAAAGATAAAGTAGAAGTTGAATACGCCATTCAAGAAACTTCTAAAGTGCCAGAAAAGTATAGTAACAATCAACGAGTGAAACCTTGGGGGACAGCACATGCGTTGTTAGTTGCAAAAGACATAATTAAGGATAATTTCTGTGTCATTAATGCGGATGATTTTTATGGGTTAGATGCTTTTGAAACAATTATTTCTTTCTTAAAGAACGCAGACGAAACATCCACAGATTATGCAATGATTGGGTACCCAATTTACAATACGTTGTCAGATAACGGAAGTGTTTCTAGAGGAGAAACTTTTGCAGATGAAAACAACAATTTGCAACAAATAATAGAACGAACAGCAATTACAAAAAGAGGAGAAGAAATTGTTTTTGAAAACGAAGAAGGTAAAGAAGCAATTATGTCTAGAGATACTATTGTATCTATGAATTTTTTTGGGTTTACACCCACTTTTTTAGATTTTCTAGATCGTGAGTTCGAAGTGTTCTTAGAAGAAAGTAGTCAAGAATTAAAAGCAGAATTCTTTTTGCCCTTAGTGGTAGACAACTTGATAAAAACAAATGAAGCTCAGGTGAAAGTATTGAGCACCGATGCAAAATGGATGGGTGTTACTTATAAAGAAGACAAAGAAATTGTTGTAAATAAAGTAAAAGACTTAATTGCCCAAGCTGTTTATCCGCCAAAACTTTGGTAA